In Paludibaculum fermentans, the genomic stretch GATGCACCGGCTGCCGGCACAGCGGCACGACATCGGCGCGGGGCCCCTGCAGTTGCCGCCGCTGGATGGCGCGGCCTGCGTGATCCTCGCTCCGCCGGCAGACACCGCGGCAGTGATGGCGGCGGCGCCTGCGGGCATGCGGCTGCTGGCGGGGCCGGCGGCGCGCAGCCGGGGTTTTTCGTCGGAGCGCCACGTGGTGACTCCGAGACTGCATACGGCGGACAACGCCCGGATCCAGCGGCTGGTGAGCCGCTTCGGGCGGCCCGCCGACGATTTTTCACTACTCGCCTACGACGCGGCCCAGTTCGTCGTCGAGGCCATCCGCGAAGCCGGACTCAACCGCGCCTTGATTCGCGACCGGCTTGCGCCCCACTTTGGCCCCCGGGGCCGGAGAATCCAGGAGGTTTCCTCATGACACTCGACGACGCCCTGGCCGAGATCGCCAGCGCCACGACCATCGAAAAGAAGAAGATCACGAACCACAATGTGCTGAACGAGGCGTACGCGTATGCCAAGCCGAGCTCGTTCTCGCGCGGCCTCCGCCTGGACTTCGGCAACATCGCGGTGCTGCTGATTTCCGGTACGGCCAGCATCGACGAGTACGGCAAAACCGTACACGTGGGCGACTTCCGCGCGCAGCAGCGGCGGACGTATCAGAACATCACGGGACTGCTGGAGAGCGAGGGCGCCACCTGGAAAGACATCGTGCGGACCACGTGCTACCTGCGCGACATGGAGCGCGACTACGAGGCCTTCAACGAAGAGCGGACGGCGTTTTTCGCGGAGCAGGGTCTCGATCCGCTGCCGGCCTCGACGGGCATCCAGGCGATTCTGTGCCGTTCGGACCTGCTCATCGAGATCGAGGCGATTGCGGTGTTCCGCAAGCCCTCGGCCGAGTAGAGGCTCTACCCAGGATCGGGGAAGGGATCGTGCCCGCGGTGGTCCCGCTGGCGCGACAATGGAGAGGTGCGCAATGTTGCTTTCTTCTCCCTCCTGGTCTCCGCCCTTGGGCTGATTCCGGCTGCTCCGGCTCAGGACTGGCGTCCGCTGTTGAATGGCAAGAACCTGGACGGCTGGCAGGCCCGCGGTGAGGGCGTCTGGACCGTCATGCCGGACGGTTCCCTGCTGGGCCAGCGGCGGCACGACAAGCCCGACGATCCGTTTGGCAAGCCGTGGCCCATCGACAGCAAGCAGTATGAATCGTGGCTCTACCGTCAGGCGTGGCTCTACACGACGGCGGCCTATGGCCAGTTCGACCTGCACGTCGAGTATTTCCTGCCGGCGCGGACCAATAGCGGCATCTCGATTCGGGACGTGTCGCGGGCGCACTATGCCATCGGCGACGCGGGCAAGGCCGATCCGCCCCTGCAGACGACGCTGAAGGGTACGCCGGCGCACATTGGCTATGAGATCCAGCTCATCGATGGCGATGCGGACAAGTACTCGACCGGCAGCATCTACACGTTCGTCGCGGCGAAGAAGGGCGTGCAGAAGCGCGACGAGTGGAACTCGATGGATATCGAGTCGCGCACAAACCTGATCCGGGTAAAGGTGAACGGCGAGGTGGTAGCCGAGTATGCGGGCGATCCGGCGCGATCAAAGACGGGCCCCATCGGCCTCCAACTGCACGACCAGTTCACGTTCGTGATGTTCCGGAATATCCGGATTCGCGAGATCAAGTAGGCCTCCCGCGGCAGCCGAAACCGAGGCAGCCACAACGAACCACGACCGTCAGGGACTGTGAAAAAATCCCCTTTCGCGAAAATGGGCAAAATTGAGAGTGAGAATGGCCTCGCCAGAGGCCCTAGGAGCGATCGCAGCGGGCTGCCCAGTGGTTTGCGTACTCCCCTGCGGGGGGCTTGATTGCGCGTTTTTGATTTTTTCACAGTCCCGTCAGGGAGTGGTCCCCACCCCGTTGCGAACCGCGACTGGGAAGGAGCGGGCCACGGTCGTTCGGGCACCTTCAATCGAGTCGCACCACAGCCCTCCGTGCCGCCAAAGCGGAGTAACCCGCAAATTGAGCCGCGACCGTCAGGGAGCGGAGGAGCCACCGAAAGGCTCCACTCAAATCAGCAGCGCAACCCTTTGCCGGGGCGTCTTCAACGGACCACTGACAGGTTGCCGCCAGCCGGACCCACTCAGGCCCTGCTCCCCCTCCACTGAATTCCTAATCTTTGATCTCTCTTGCTTCCCGGTTCTCCACGGGCAGGGGCCCGGCCAGTAAGCGGCATCGTGCTGCCGCGGGCCCACGTCGAGATATTGTTCCCGCAACGATACACCAGAAAATGCCTGGGTTGGCTAAAGGTGCCCAACGCCCTGCGGGGTCGTTTGCGGACGAGGTGGTACGTCCGAACCCCGCGCGCCAGTTCCGGCCGCCCCCTGCTTCCGGCTCGATCGGGAACGGCCGCGACGTCACGCAAAGCCTGCTAGATGAAGCCGCGATAGCGTTCCGCCGCGCGTTCGCCGAAGGGCTCCAGGCTGATCCACCGTGGTGCTTCGACGCAAGCGCGGCCTTGGCTTCCTGCCCCAACTGGTAGATGTGCTCTTCGAGGTCCTTGATTCGCTGGAATGCGACGACTTCCCCCGCGCCAGTTCACCCAGTCCAGCGCGCACTGCGCCGCGCAGCCACTTCAGCCTCGCCTGATTCTCCCGATTCCGCTGCTCCGTCAGGCGTAGAGCTTCGCACACCACGTCGCTGGCGTGGCCATAGCGCCCGGAATCCACCTCGGGCGCGATGAGCCGGTTGAGGTGGCCGGCGAGATTGATGTTTCTGGTTGGCATCGGCCCGCACTCGTCATCCCGCTAGTACAGGCAAAGATTGCCAATCGCGAGGCAGCCGGCGAATAGGGGATCATGCGTCCTTTCAAAGCCACAGTGGGTGCCCAATGCGTCTTCGGGGCCGCCGTTGCTGCAGATGCACCGTTGCAGGCGGAACTCAAGGGTACGCCAGGGCCCATTGGCTATGGGATCCAACCGGGCAGCAGGGAGAAGGCGGCGCAGGTTGGGTGGGCGGAAACGAGTTGGCTCGCCGCGCGAGTTTGGACATAGCCAATGGCATCGGCCGGTATCCGGCGGCGCACAGGTCACAAGCACGAATCTCGATCAATGGACGCTGGAGATCGGCCGGATCCCCGTGCACTATTCTCAGTGCTGCCGCAGATTGCGCGCGCACAAAGCATGCGGCAGTTGGAGCCATGGTACTACCGGAGCGGAGGCGTCAGATGTTTTGGCGACCCAATTCGTACAACCGGTGGATTCCAAGACTCGCGCTGGGATGGGTCAGTCCTCGTGGCATCCAGCCGCACGTCCAGCCCTTCACCTGAGGCCCGCACCAAAGCGCGTTCAGCACCCCATCATCCGGCAGTCCCTCCACCGCGATACACTCGAACTGAAATTGGAAATTGCCGTATGCCTCAACCCCAGAAGTCCACCAAAAAGGCCGCCCGCAGCAGGAACGGCGGCGGAGGGGAAATTGAGTTGAGTGCCAACAAACCCTCGGACGACTTTCTGCTGACGAGGATTCCACCGGATTTTGACGTTGCTCCTATCGGCTCCTGCGACGGCCACGCCCTCTTCGGCGCGGAGCGCAGAGGTCTCTTCCACTTCGTCTCCTATCAGTCCGGAACTGGCCTGTCTCAGTATCATGTGCCTCACTTCCGGATTGCCGATGCAATTAGCGCGGCGGCCGAGAGCTCCGAAGAGGCGCTGAACTTCCCGCTGGCTGAAGGACTGGAACTTCTTGCCCGCCGGGGCGAGCCGTTTGGTTTGCTCAACGGGGAGATCTGCTTTCTCCTGAACGGTGCCTCTGGCGCGGTTCTGGCTCGGCGCATGACGGAAGCGGCCCAGCTTTTGAAATCCGCCAGGAAGCGAGTGATCCGTGAGAATGACATGTACGTCGTTGCTCGAGCGATAACCCAGGCCGGCAATCCCGTATCATCCCGCGCCCGTCTCCTCATGGACGGCATCGCTTTCGAGCGATCGCTGCTCCGCCGCCTTTCCGCCAAGTCCTTTGGCCTCTATTCAGCTTTCTGCACGCACCGCGATTTCCGTTGCGCATTGGGAAAGAAATCCTGCCTCAAGGAGATGCTGAAGGTTCACTTCGATTACTACGCCGCCGAACCAGCCGCCGAAGACTTCGTGAAATTGGTGCTGGCCGTTCAGGACGACTTCATCGGCTGCCGTATCTGGCAACCGGGTGCCCACCTGCCCATGGCTGAGGCCGTCAGCGCCCTGGCGTCTGCCTTGTCAAAGCTGGACGAGAGCCAACGCACCCAAATGGTCCTGTTGAACGGAATGCACGGAGGGAGTGTCTTTCTTCACCTGGGAGTGCTGCTGAGGATGATCTCATTTGCCGATTACGCCGACTTCCTCACTGCCCCCTATCAGCCCGATTCCGAAGAGGAGCAGTGGATTCGCAGCTCGACCTGTTATACAGAGCTCTTCGGAGAGGCCAGTCGCGTCTGACGTTCACTCGCGACGAAATTCCACGGTTCTGCGGCCAGTGCCGGCTCAACGATGCCGGCCGCGCGTTCGTTTCAGATCACGAGAACACACATTGGGGGACCATTCCACATGTCGATCACGGTAGTTAACATCAAATTGGAAGATTGGGACGCGACAGACATCCACTGCCCTGCCTGCGGCGCAGGTGTCTCCCGGATCGATTCAGGACTTGAGCCCTGCGAACACGTCGACTTTGTCTCTTTTCCGATGGGAGACCTGGAGTACATCCGGAAGGAACTGGAACCAGTCGTAGAAGAATGGCGGGAGGTCGCGGAACGAAGAGACAGGGAGTTCGTGCTGGCCGATGTCCTCTCCCGGAAACTGGAGGGGGCGACGTCCTTCATCTTCGCCATCACCTGGGAGGGCCTGTTCGACGCTCTTTGGATCGGCTTCACTTTGGGCCATATCGAGCCGGATGAGGATTCTGAGGACGACGATGAATCTTCAATCGAGGCCGCCGATGGAGCCACTGGCATCGTAGACAGTCGTCCGAAACTTAAACCAAGAATGCCGCAGGTCAGTGCAGCGAAGGCTCCGCGTAAGCGCGTCGAATCGAGAGACTAATAGTTCAGACCAATGCACCGGGGTCGGCAAAGGTGCCCCAGTCCCCGCCTACCTCTCGGACGCACATCAGTTGCTCACCTTGGCGCCCGTCGTTTCGGCGCCTGCTCCTAGCTGCACGCCTTCCCGGAGTGGGCGCGACGGCTAGAGCTAAATCATCGTTCTAAAGCTCTATTATTTCGTCAAATTGTGGATACTACCCTATAGAGTTTTTCGCTGTAGCCCGATATCCAAATGGCCCTCATTCCATGAACTTCTACGACACCCTCGCTGAAACCAGAAAAGACTCCTCTGAGTTGCGCGCCAGCGTTGAACGCGTGGCTGAGTTGTTGGACAGACCCGATACCACAACAGTCAGCCGGCCCGGCATTCTCCTGGGCAAAATCCAAAGCGGAAAGACCCGCGGCTTCCTCGGCATCATCGCTCGCGCCTTCGATCGCGGCTTCGACATGTCCATCATCCTGACCAAAGGGACGAAATCCCTGGCCCAGCAGACCGTCGCTCGACTCAACCAGGACTACCGGCAGTTCATCCAGGCCGACCAGATGAAGGTATTCGACATCATGAACATGCCTGCAAACCTAGCGGGCTATGAGTTGCGGCAGAAACTGATCATCGTCGTCAAGAAAGAGGACGACAACCTTCGCAGGTTGCTGGAGGCCTTCCGGACCACTTATCCCAACTGGAAGGACAAACGCGTACTGATTGTGGACGACGAGGCCGACTACGCCTCCGTCACCTTCCGCAAAAAGAACGGCAACACCGGGCCGGGCGTCGTGGCCGCCATGATCGATGAGTTGCAGCGGCTCGTCCCTAAATCCGACTACCTTCAGGTCACCGCGACACCCTACGCCCTCTACCTCCAACCTGAGGACGAAATCGTCTCCGCTTCGGGCGAGCAGATCTTCCTCCCAAAACGTCCGGCATTCACGGAACTTCTCCCAGTCCATCCGGCCTATGTGGGTGGCGAGTATTACTTTGAACTCGCGCAAGATCCCGAATCTCCGGCCTATTACTTCTACCGCCCCGTCCCTGATCGCGAGCGCGAAGCCCTCAAGCGCCCCGACGGCCGCCGGATGAACCTCAAGGATGTTCTCACCCAGAACAGCACGGAGGTTATCCGCGAAGCCTTCATGACCTTCCTGGTGGGTGGCGCCATTCGCCGGTGGCAGGAGAAAGCGGCGGGAAAACCGGAGCCAAAATACAGCTTTCTCTTCCATACCGAAACCAGCATGAAGTCGCACCAGTGGCAGGAGTCCGTCCTCAGCGCCATCAATAAGGACTTCACCGAGGAAGCGAGTCAGGACTCATCCCTGTTCAACCGGATTCTCAATTTGGCAATGGATGATCTACGCCGCTCGCTGGAGCTCGAAAGCCTGCCCATCCCACCCCAAGAGGTTGTTAAGGAGGACATCCGGAAAGCTCTGATGGAAGGCTCAGTCGTCATCTCGCGGGTGAACTCTGAGAACGATGTGGATCAGTTGCTGGATGAAGAAGGTCAGTTGAAGCTGCGTACGCCATTCAACGTCTTCATCGGCGGCCAGATTCTCGATCGCGGCATCACGATCGCCAATCTGATCGGCTTCTACTATGGGCGCAGCCCGAAGCGCCTCCAGCAGGACACGGTTCTGCAGCATTGCCGTATGTATGGCGCCCGGCCTAAGCCGGACCTGCCCGTAACGCGATTCTACGCTCCGCAACTGGTCTACGAAGCCATGTGTAAGATTCACCAGTTCGATACCGGTCTTCGCGAAGCATTTGAATCTGGAGCGCACGACAAAGGCGTCTATTTCATACAACGCGACCCCAAGGGCCGCGTGATCCCCTGCTCACCCAACAAGTTGGGATTCTCTGACCTGAATGCCGTCCGTCCCGGAAGCAGGATCCTCTCATCAGGCTTTGAGACCGTGGCCAGGACTGCCGGAGAGAGAAAGCTCCGACAACTGGATGCAAGCTTGGATGCGTTGTGTCCAGCCGATGGCGCCCCTGTAACCGTCAGCTCTGAGGAGGCCATCGAAATCCTCAATCGCTGCTACGATCTCCTTGACCCGTCCTCCTATCCGGAATCCGAACGCACGGACTATGCGGCCGCCATCCATCACTTCGCCCGCCTTTGCCGTACAGACATCGATCGGGACCGAGTCAGAATCCTCGCTTGGCGCAACCGCAGCTTGGTCCGCATCCGCGAATCGGGACGCTTTTCGAACGCGCCCGACACGAAACAACAGCAGGACCTGGCTCATGCTCTCGCCCAGGACGCCCCTGTAATGCTCCTCTTCCGTCAGGACGGGACACTGGAACTGGGCTGGAAGGGCCTGCCATTCTGGTGGCCAGTCATCATCACGCCGCTGAACTCCGCGCCCGTGATTTTCGCCGACGCCGAACGCTCGGACATTCCCGCTGTCCCCACGGATACTCAGCGTCGGCCCAGAAAGCGCGCCCAGACGAAAAAGCGTGGGGCAAAGCGCAAGCGGGCCTGAACCCAATCCAGGCAATGCGCCATCTTTCCTGCTTACCCTTCCGGTGCACCTCGGTGAGGAATCAGGATGCATCCGGATACTGCTGCCTAAGCGGCAAACGGTACAATGCCGTTTACAGATTAAGAGAACGTGAAAGTGACCAAGTCGCTGGTGCCGCGCCCACCAATCGTGCGCTCCACCAGCTGTGTCTGGAGTTTCAGCTACCCTGTGCCGATCAAAAAATCCGACCTCTACTCCTCCCTTTGGGCCTCATGTGATGAACTGCGCGGCGGAATGGATGCCAGCCAGTACAAGGACTACGTCCTTTTCATGCTGTTCATCAAGTACATCAGCGACAAGTACGGCAACAGTACCGACTTTGCGCCTCCGGTCATCATCCCAAAGGGAGCCAGCTTCCAGGACATGATCGCCCTCAAGGGCAAGAGCGACATCGGCGACAAGATCAACACCCAGGTCATCCAGCGGCTGATCAACGCCAACACTCGGCTCGCCCGCACCGACTTTCCTGACTTCAACGACCCCAACAAGCTCGGCGAGGGCAAAGCGATGGTGGAGCGCCTCACGAACCTCATCGGCATCTTTCAAAAACCTGAGCTCGATTTCTCGCAGAATCGCGCCGATCACGACGACATCCTCGGTGACGCCTACGAGTACCTCATGCGGCACTTCGCCACCGAAAGCGGTAAGAGCAAGGGACAGTTCTACACGCCCGCCGAAGTAAGCCGGGTCATCGCCAAGGTCATCGGCATCTCGCCTCAAAATACAAAGGCATCCACCACCGCCTATGACCCCACCTGCGGCTCTGGTTCGCTGCTGCTGAAAGTCGCAGCCGAGGCCGGCAAACGCATTACCCTCGAAGGGCAGGAGAAGGACGTGACCACCGCCGGTCTGGCGCGCATGAACATGATCCTGCACGACTTCCCCACGGCAACGATCCTCCCTGGCAACACGTTGGCCGCGCCCAAGTTCAAAGTCGGCCAGTGGCTGAGTACCTACGACTATGTCGTTGCCAATCCACCCTTCTCCGATAAAACATGGACCACCGGGCTCACCCCGTCCGAGGACCCCTACGAGCGTTTCGAGTGGGGCGTTCCTCCTGCCAAGCAAGGCGACTATGCCTACCTGCTGCATATCATCCGTTCCATGCGTAGCGCGGGCAAAGGCGCCTGCATCCTGCCGCATGGCGTTCTCTTTCGCGGCAATGCCGAAGCGACCATTCGCAAGGAACTCGTGATGTCCGGCTACTTGAAGGGCATCATCGGTCTGCCCGCCAATCTCTTCTATGGCACCGGCATCCCGGCCTGCATCGTGGTACTCGACAAGCAGAACGCCGTGGGCCGCAAGGGCGTGTTCATGATCGACGCCTCCAAGGGCTTCATCAAGGATGGCAACAAGAACCGGCTGCGCGAGCAGGATATCCACCGCATCGTCGACACCTTCACTAAACTGACCGAGGTGCCGGGCTACGCGCGCATGGTGCCGGTCGGCGAGATCTCCGACCCGAGGAACGATTTCAACCTCAACCTTCCTCGCTACATCGACAGCACCGAACCCGAAGACCTGCAGGACATCGATGGGCACCTGCGCGGCGGCATTCCGGATCGCGATCTGGACGCGCTTGGCGCTTACTGGAAGGTCTTGCCCACCGTGCGAGCCGAGTTGTTCGAATCCGCCGACCGGGCGGGTTACTCCGCGCTCAAGCTGCCGATCGCTGAGGTG encodes the following:
- a CDS encoding Rid family hydrolase; translated protein: MTLDDALAEIASATTIEKKKITNHNVLNEAYAYAKPSSFSRGLRLDFGNIAVLLISGTASIDEYGKTVHVGDFRAQQRRTYQNITGLLESEGATWKDIVRTTCYLRDMERDYEAFNEERTAFFAEQGLDPLPASTGIQAILCRSDLLIEIEAIAVFRKPSAE
- a CDS encoding 3-keto-disaccharide hydrolase produces the protein MRNVAFFSLLVSALGLIPAAPAQDWRPLLNGKNLDGWQARGEGVWTVMPDGSLLGQRRHDKPDDPFGKPWPIDSKQYESWLYRQAWLYTTAAYGQFDLHVEYFLPARTNSGISIRDVSRAHYAIGDAGKADPPLQTTLKGTPAHIGYEIQLIDGDADKYSTGSIYTFVAAKKGVQKRDEWNSMDIESRTNLIRVKVNGEVVAEYAGDPARSKTGPIGLQLHDQFTFVMFRNIRIREIK
- a CDS encoding ribbon-helix-helix domain-containing protein; amino-acid sequence: MPTRNINLAGHLNRLIAPEVDSGRYGHASDVVCEALRLTEQRNRENQARLKWLRGAVRAGLGELARGKSSHSSESRTSKSTSTSWGRKPRPRLRRSTTVDQPGALRRTRGGTLSRLHLAGFA
- a CDS encoding Z1 domain-containing protein, yielding MNFYDTLAETRKDSSELRASVERVAELLDRPDTTTVSRPGILLGKIQSGKTRGFLGIIARAFDRGFDMSIILTKGTKSLAQQTVARLNQDYRQFIQADQMKVFDIMNMPANLAGYELRQKLIIVVKKEDDNLRRLLEAFRTTYPNWKDKRVLIVDDEADYASVTFRKKNGNTGPGVVAAMIDELQRLVPKSDYLQVTATPYALYLQPEDEIVSASGEQIFLPKRPAFTELLPVHPAYVGGEYYFELAQDPESPAYYFYRPVPDREREALKRPDGRRMNLKDVLTQNSTEVIREAFMTFLVGGAIRRWQEKAAGKPEPKYSFLFHTETSMKSHQWQESVLSAINKDFTEEASQDSSLFNRILNLAMDDLRRSLELESLPIPPQEVVKEDIRKALMEGSVVISRVNSENDVDQLLDEEGQLKLRTPFNVFIGGQILDRGITIANLIGFYYGRSPKRLQQDTVLQHCRMYGARPKPDLPVTRFYAPQLVYEAMCKIHQFDTGLREAFESGAHDKGVYFIQRDPKGRVIPCSPNKLGFSDLNAVRPGSRILSSGFETVARTAGERKLRQLDASLDALCPADGAPVTVSSEEAIEILNRCYDLLDPSSYPESERTDYAAAIHHFARLCRTDIDRDRVRILAWRNRSLVRIRESGRFSNAPDTKQQQDLAHALAQDAPVMLLFRQDGTLELGWKGLPFWWPVIITPLNSAPVIFADAERSDIPAVPTDTQRRPRKRAQTKKRGAKRKRA
- a CDS encoding type I restriction-modification system subunit M → MPIKKSDLYSSLWASCDELRGGMDASQYKDYVLFMLFIKYISDKYGNSTDFAPPVIIPKGASFQDMIALKGKSDIGDKINTQVIQRLINANTRLARTDFPDFNDPNKLGEGKAMVERLTNLIGIFQKPELDFSQNRADHDDILGDAYEYLMRHFATESGKSKGQFYTPAEVSRVIAKVIGISPQNTKASTTAYDPTCGSGSLLLKVAAEAGKRITLEGQEKDVTTAGLARMNMILHDFPTATILPGNTLAAPKFKVGQWLSTYDYVVANPPFSDKTWTTGLTPSEDPYERFEWGVPPAKQGDYAYLLHIIRSMRSAGKGACILPHGVLFRGNAEATIRKELVMSGYLKGIIGLPANLFYGTGIPACIVVLDKQNAVGRKGVFMIDASKGFIKDGNKNRLREQDIHRIVDTFTKLTEVPGYARMVPVGEISDPRNDFNLNLPRYIDSTEPEDLQDIDGHLRGGIPDRDLDALGAYWKVLPTVRAELFESADRAGYSALKLPIAEVKSAILGHAEFTAFQRRATQVFSGWRKATTPSLTGFRQNGHPKALITTIAEDLLERFRKAPLLDAYDLYQHLMDYWAGTMQDDAYLIAAEGWLKGAQPREIIQIENRDKKLIWPEAHDYLKGRRRFKSDLVPASILVDRYFVAERDAIEALDSQLATLEQQLDEMREENSGEDGLLAEVIEGEGDKQKIAPKVVKARLKEIDEDPLYSEERAALEAYTELLEQQAERKARRKAAQEDLDRKIDAKYPKLTEAEIKTLVVDDKWMARLSAAVQGELDRVSQTLTGRIRQLAERYASPLPKLCEEVEALSARVEEHIKRMGASRQ